Within the Streptomyces vilmorinianum genome, the region GCTCGTCGAGGATCCGGTCGATCTCCGCGAGCAGCGCCCCGTACAGCTGCCACTGCCGGGGATCGCGCCGCACCATCAGGAGCAGCAGGTCGGCCACGTGGTCACGGACGGCGCGGGCCGCGAGGAGTTCGCCGGCGAGGCGTTCCTCCGCGCGGTCGGCGTCCGCGCTGATGCGGGCGGTGACGAGGATCGCGAAGCTCACGAGCGTGTCGGCGACGCGCGCCAGGAGATCCTCGAGCGCGATCGCCACGTCCTTCGGGAAGAGTTCCTCCTCCTCCCGTTCCTTGGCGAGGTCGGTGAGCGTGCGGGCGAGGACGCGCAGCACGACGGCGCAGATCTCCAGTGTGTCCAGGCCGGTGCGGAGCACGATGCGGTGCAGGAGCCCTTCCTTGACCCGCGGGTTGAGGCGCAGGCTGTCCTCGGCCTGGCGCAGCGCCGCGTCGACGTCGGCCACGTCGTTGTCGAGCCGGCGCGCCTCGTGCAGGCGCGCGGCGGCGTGTTCGACGGGGATGGGGCTGGTGAGTTCCTCGCCGAGGCGCAGGAAGAGCTGCCGCATGCGCCGTGACAGGTCCTCGATGGACTCCCCGGCCGATCCCACCCAGACCGGCGGGACGAGCAGCACGTTGAACAGCAGGCCCACGGTCGCCCCGATCAGGGTCTCCACGACCCGGTCCCAGGCGGTGTCGGTGACCTGGGTGACGCCGAGGACGAGCATCGCGCTGATCGCGACCTCGGGCACGAACTCCTCGACGCGCGCGAACCGGCCCACCACCAGCGACGCCAGGATGACCAGGCCGAGGCTCCACCAGGACAGGCCGACCAGCGCGCTGAACGCGATCGCGATGACGACGCCGACGACCACGGAGTTGACCCGGCGGATTCCGGTGGTGAGCGTGGAGTAGAGGGTGACCTGGACGACGAGAAGCGCCGTGAGCGGGGCCGTCAGGGGGGCCGGTTCGTTGCTCAGCTGGAGCGCGACGACGTAGGAGATCACCGCCGCGGCGGTGGACCGCAGGGTGTGGACGACGGCCGGGTCCCGGCGCCGTTCGAGCAGCTCGGCCACCGGTCGTCGTAGCGCACCGCGCACGCCCGTCACCATGGATTCCACGGTCCTTCCGCTCGCGTCGCCACGACCTCCCCGCCCTCGCCACCTGCCCTTCTCCCCCGGTCCCTCTCCCAGGTTTTCGCACGGGTGGTCTCTTCGCACGCTGTACCGGGACGGCCCGCCGGAATGGCGATCTCCCCGGGGGTACGGTGGGATGGAGAACGATCACGTCCACGACGGATGGATGAAGGCTGTGTCGACCTCGAGCCATGCGGTGTACGGCGCCCCGTGTTGGGTCAGTCTCATGGCCCGCGATCTGCGCGCCGCCGAGACCTTCTACGGTGGTGTCTTCGGCTGGGAGTTCCGCTCCACCCGGCTCGGTGAGGAGTTCTCCGTCGCTCTGAGCGAGGGGGCCCCGGTCGCCGGTATCGGTGCGCTCGCGCCCCGTCTCTCGGTGGCCGTCGCCTGGACTCCGTACTTCGCCGTCGACGACGCGGATCTGGCGGCGGCGCGCATCCGTGAGCGCAGCGCCACGGTGGCCGTGGGGCCGCTGCGGTTCGGGACGGGCCGGGCCGCGCTCTGCTCCGACCGCGACGGTGCCGTGTTCGGCATCTGGGAGGGCGAGGTCATCCCCGACTGGAGCGTCGGCAAGGGCGGCGCCCCGGCCTGGCTGGAGCTGCGGACCCGTGACGCCTTCGACGCGGCGATCTTCTACGCCGAGGTCCTGGACTGGGCCGGCGAGCGGCCCGACTGCTGCCAGGTCGCCTACGAGGACGATCGTGTCGTGCTGAGCCACGCCGGCGTCACGGTCGCGCGGCTCTTCGGGGGCGCCGTGGAGGCGGCCCCCGACCCCCAGATCCGGCCGCGCTGGCATGTGCACTTCCGTGTCCCCGATGTCGACGACGCGATCGAGATGGCCACCCGGCTGGGCGGTACGACCACCTCGCCGGTCCGCCCCTCGGGCAACGGACGCTGTGTCACGCTGCGCGATCCGGACGGCGGGCTCTTCACGGTGTCGGACAGCGTGGAGGACACGGAGTGACGCCGCGCGGGAGCGCCCGGGAGGGCGCGTTCACTCTCCCGCGTGCGCGGCGCGGCGGATCGTCGCGTCGATGAGCCCCAGGGCCTGCTCCGCGGTACGTCCCGGCGCGCGGTTCCAGGGGCCGATCAGGCCGGTCCAGCCCTGGGCGCGCAGTTCGGTGACGATCCAGGCGGCGGAGCGGTTCATGGTGTCGGCGCTGCCGTAGCCGAGGCGGTGCGCGGTGAGCAGGGCGCCGCACAGGCAGCGGGCGCCCCGGGCGTCGCGGAGGCGGTACGCCCGGTTCTGCCAGCCCCACTCGACGAGGACATGGCGGGCGTGGGCGAGGTGGGTGGAGGGGCGCACGTCGGCCTGGCCGATGCGGCGCCAGGTGTGCAGCCGGTCGGGCAGGATCGCGCCGAGCCGGCCGGGGAGCGGGCGCTCGGCGGGCGAGGGCGCGGTGAGGCCGGCGAGGGCGGTGGCGACGAGCTGGTCGACGGGGACGGAGAGCAGTCGGCGCCAGTCATCGGGGGCGGGCGCGGGCCGCTCCGAGGGCGCGTCCCAGTGGCGGACGATCTCCTGCCATGCGGCGGTGTCGTAGAGCTGGGCCGCGGCGCGGTCGAGCTCGTCGGGGGCGGTGGTCGGCAGGGGCATGCGCGCTCCGGGCTCGGCGGATCTCTCACTCATCAGAATGTCGGCTTTGCGGCATTCATCCTTGAGTCATTCGTGCGCGATCCAGTCAAAAGTTACCAATCGGTATGCCGTGACTTCCCATGCGGGCGGCAGTAGAACTCGTTCCCATTCCACCGACAGTGAGGGACTCACATGGCTGTCTCACGCCGTGGATTCATCACGGGAACAGGTTCTCTTCTCGGCGCTCTCGCTCTCCCCGGCGACGCGTTCGCCTCGACCGCTCAGACCCGCATCCCCGCCTTGGTCATCGGCACCGGTTACGGCGGCTCCGTCGCCGCGCTGCGGCTCGCCTTGGCGGGCGTCGACGTCCACATGGTCGAGATGGGCATGGCCTGGGACACCCCCGGCGCCGACGGAAAGATCTTCGCCAACACGACCAGCCCCGACTACCGCTCCTTCTGGCTGCGCACCCGAACCAAGCAGCCGCTGAGCCAGTTCCTCGGCTTCCCGCTCGACAAGGACGTCCCCCGCCACACCGGGATCCTGGACGCCGAGGAGTTCGGCGGCATCACCGTCTACCAGGGCCGGGGCGTCGGAGGCGGCTCGCTGGTCAACGGCGGCATGGCGGTCACCCCACGCCGGGAGAACTTCGGCGCGATCCTGCCGTCCGTGGACGCCGACGAGATGTACGGGGTCTACTACCCCCGCGCCAACGCCGAGCTCGGCGTGAACCACGTCGACCCCGCCTGGTGGGAGAGCGCCGCCTGCTACCAGTACGCCCGGGTCGGCCGTAAGCACGCCGAGCGCTCCGGCTTCCCGTTCGTCTTCGTGCCCAACGTGTACGACTGGGAGTACATGAAGCAGGAGGCGGCCGGCGCCGTCCCCACGTCGGCGCTGGCCGGCGAGGTCCTCTACGGCAACAACCACGGCAAGAAGACGCTGCAGAAGACCTATCTCGCGCAGGCGCGCGCGACCGGCCGGGTCACCGTCTCCCCGCTGCACAAGGTCACCTCGGTCTCCCCCGCCGCCGGCGGCGGCTACACGGTCCTCGTCGACCAGCTCGACACCGCCGGGAACACCACGGCCACCAAGACCCTCCTCGCGGACCGGGTGTTCTTCGCGGCCGGCAGCGTCGGCACGAGCAAGCTGCTCACCATGCTGAAGGCCACCGGCGCGCTGCCCGGCCTCAACGGCGAGATCGGCAAGGGCTGGGGGGACAACGGCAACGTCATGTGCGGCCGCGCGAACCACATGTGGGACGCGACCGGAAAGCTCCAGGCCTCGATGCCCACGGCCGGCATCGACAACTGGGCCGCGGGCGGCGCGTTCGCCGAGGTGGCGCCGCTGCCGACCGGGATCGAGACGTACGCCTCGTTCTATCTGTCGATCACCAAGAACCCGCACCGTGCCGAGTTCTCCTGGAACCCGGCGGCGGGCCGGGTCGAGCTGAACTGGCAGACCGCCTGGAAGCAGCCGTCCATCGACGCCGCCAAGACGATCTTCGACAGGATCAACGCGAAGGAGGGGACGATCTACCGCACGGACCTCTTCGGCGCGTACAAGATCTGGGGCGACCACCTCACGTACCACCCGCTCGGCGGCGCGGTCCTGGGCCGGGCCACCGACAACTACGGCCGCCTCCACGGCCACCCCGGCCTCTACGTCATCGACGGCGCCCTGATCCCCGGCAACACCAGCGTCAACCCGTTCGTCACCATCACCGCCCTCGCCGAACGCAACATCGAGAAGATCATCGCCACCGACCTCTGAGTCACCCCGTGGGCAGCACACACACGCTGTCGAGGCCGAGCACATGATTGAGCCGGCCGAAGGCCAGCCAGGAGCCGATGGACATGCTGAGCTCCACGATCTCGGGCTGGCTGTAGTGCGCGGTCATACGAGACCAGAACTCCTCGTCGAGACCGTGATGATCCAGGGCGTACCGCTCGGCGTACTCCGCGGCCAGCCGCGTACGGTCGTCGAAGGCATCGGTGGTGCGCCACTGGGTCACCGCGTCCGCGAAGCCCTCCTCGACCGTCACGCCGTCGCGCTCGGTGCGCCAGTCCAGACAGAACGTGCAGCCGTTGATCCGGGCGATGCGCAGCCGCGCGGCCTCGAACTCGCGCAGCCCCAGGGTGGTGTGGGCGTAGACGGAGAGGGAGAAGTTCGAGGCGGCCGTCCCGATCTCGGGGACGATCTCGCCCCATACGTACTCGATCGGGTGCCTGCCCTCGGGGACGTCGATCCTCATGGCTGCTTCCTTCCCAGTTTGCCGACTGCCGGGCGCAGGGGGATGTCGAGGGCGTCGTAGAGGCCCGGCGCGGCGTCCACGAGCCAGTCGACGGCGTTGACGAGCCGGCCGACGGCCGTGGCGTTCCCGCCCGCGGAGCGGTTCTCGCCCTCGTCGGTCGCCTCGACCGTGACCTCGATGTGCGGGCGGCCCTCGACGATCACCCGGTGCGCGCCCGCGCCGTCGGGCGGTGTCGGCCAGTCGGGGGCGCAGGAGGGGTGGATACGGGTGACGTGCTCGACGACGATCCGGGGTTCGCCCCCGACGATGCCCTGCACCTCGAAGCGCACGGCGCCCTGGGTGCCGGCCTCGAACACGCCCATGGTCCGGGTGGTCACGGTGGCGTCGAGCGCGCGCCGTTCCAAGGTCTCGCGGATCTCGTCGAGCTCGACGCCGAGGGCCCTGGCCATGAGCCGTATCTGACCGCCCCACACCATGGTCGGCACCGACGGGGCGAGCATCAGCGGCTCGTACTCCATCGGGTGCCCCATGCCGACGAGATGGCGGACCGAGTCCTCCTGCTCGTACGTCGAGTAGTCGAAGATCTCCTGGCAGCGGATCGCGTCGACGGTGGTGCCCAGGCCGCTGATCAGCAGCGGCAGCACATCGTTGCCCCACCCGGGGTCCACGCCGGAGACGAAGAGCGATCCGCCGCCCTCCTCGACGGCGGCGAGCACCGGGTCCCGGAACTCCGGCGGGGCGTTCCGCTGGTCGTAGAGCGGATACAGCGCGGGGGTCACGACGACCGCACCGCCGCGGACCGCCCTGACGACGTCGGCGAGCGCCTCGTCGGGCCGGATGTCGCCGGACGCCGCGTACACGACGGCGCGGGGACGGGCGGCGAGCACGGCGTCGACGTCGTCGGTCGCCGCGACCCCCAGCGCCCGGCCGAGTCCCGCGAGCTCACCCGCGTCGCGGCCCACCTTGCCGGGGTCGTGGACGAGCACGGCGGCGAGTGCGAGGGCCGGATGGGCGTCGACGGCCCGCACGGCCGCGCGGCCGACATTTCCCGTTCCCCAGACGACGGTCGGAATCATGCGCGGAGACTAACCTGACGATCCGTCAGTTTCCAGGGTCGTGCACGGACCGGATGACCGCGACATGGCGGCCGCAACCCTCTCGCAACCTCGCACGGAGTTGGCTGGGTACGCCGACCGCGAGGAAAGGGGCGGACCGATGGACCGAGCCGAGGCGCGCGTGGAGCTGACCCCCGCCGCCGCCGAGCTGGTGCGGCGGCTGCGGGAGCTGCACGGGCCGCTGATGTTCCACCAGTCGGGCGGCTGCTGCGACGGCAGCGCGCCCATGTGCTACCCGGACGGGGAGTTCCGCACCGGCGGATCGGACGTACTGCTCGCGTCCCTGGAGGTCGCCGGCGTCGCGGAGCCGGTCCCGTTCTGGATGTCGGCGTCCCAGTTCGAGGTGTGGAGCCACACCCGGCTCATCGTGGACGTGGTGCCGGGGCGCGGCAGCGGCTTCTCGCTGGAGGCCCCGGAGGGGGTCCGCTTCCTCATCCGTTCCCGCCTGGTCGGCTCCTAGCCGTTCGCCCGCCCCGCCGCCACCGTGCGGCGATCCGGGTGAACACGCTCCGTCACCGAGCGCGGCGCGCCCGTGCTGGCTAGCGTGGGTCTCGGCAACCCACCATCGAGAACCACCATCGATCGGAAGAGAGTCACCGTCATGGCCGCACGACCTGAAGGCACACCGGTCTGGACCGACGCGATGTTCACCGACGTCGAGGGCGCCAAGAGCTTCTACGGCGAGGTGCTGGGCTGGACCTTCGGCGAAGCCTCCTCGGAATTCGGCAACTACACCCAGGCCTACCGCGACGGCAAGGCGGTCGCGGCCGTCGTCCCGCCCATGCCGGGGCAGGACGCACCACCGCAGTCGGCCTGGTGTCTGTACTTCTCGTCGCCGGACGTCGCCGCCACGGCCGAGAAGATCAAGAACAGCGGCGGCACCCTGATCATGGAGCCGATGGCCGTCGGCGACTTCGGCTCCATGTGCCTGGCGCAGGACCCGACGGGCGTCCTCTTCGGCGTCTGGCAGCCGGGCGCCCACGAGGGCTTCGAGCTGGAGGGCGAGACCGGCAGCTTCGCGTGGGCCGAGGTCTTCACCCGGGAGCCGGGGAAGTCGGACGACTTCTTCGCCTCGGTCTTCGGCTACAACTCCAAGAAGATGAAGGACGAGCACATCGACTACAAGGTCTTCGACCTGGGTGGCGAGATGCCGGTCCTCGGCCGGATGACGATGACGCCGGAGGACTTCCCGGCCGAGATCCCGTCGTACATCCAGATCTACTTCGCCGTCGACAACTGCGACCAGGCCGTCGAGAAGGCGGAGAAGCTCGGCGGACAGAAGGTCTTCGGGCCGATGGGCAGCCCCTTCGGGCGGTTCGCGGCGATCGTCGACCCGCAGGGCGCGGCCTTCGCCGTGATCGACCTCAAGACCACCGAGGGCGAAGTGCCCGAGATGATCTGAGCCTGACACACACCGGCGCCCGGGGCCCGCGCGGCCCCGGGCGCCGTCGCGTTCAGCCGCCGTCGCGTTCAGCCGCCGTCGCGTTCTCAGCCGCCGTCGCGGACGGCGACGATCCCGTTGAACACGCCGACGTACGCGGTGCCGTCGGGGCCGAGGGTGATCGGGGCCCAGTTGTTGTCGTAGGCCGGGCCGGTGCCGGTGAACCGCTTCCACGCGCGCCGCCCGGTGCGGAAGTCGACCGCCGTGAGGTACCAGGCGTCGATGCCGAGGCGGTGGGGCTCCTTCTCGTAGAAGTAGAGCAGGCCGTTGGCGGTGGAGAGCTTGGGGACGGTGGAGGGCGAGCGGACGTCGCTCTCCCAGACGGTGTCGCAGCCGCTGCCGTCGGGGCGGACGTCGATCCGCGTCACGCCGCCGACCACGCTGCGTCCGAAGGTCAGCGAGGTCGGGTTCTCGTAGCCGTAGTTGTTCTCCACGACGAGGCTGTCGCCCCAGCTGATCAGGGAGTTGTCGGTGGTGGAGGCCCCGGACCCGAAGACCGGGACCTTGCAGACGAGGCGTTCGGCGTCGGGGACGCCGTCACCGCGCCGGTACAC harbors:
- a CDS encoding aromatic acid exporter family protein, coding for MVTGVRGALRRPVAELLERRRDPAVVHTLRSTAAAVISYVVALQLSNEPAPLTAPLTALLVVQVTLYSTLTTGIRRVNSVVVGVVIAIAFSALVGLSWWSLGLVILASLVVGRFARVEEFVPEVAISAMLVLGVTQVTDTAWDRVVETLIGATVGLLFNVLLVPPVWVGSAGESIEDLSRRMRQLFLRLGEELTSPIPVEHAAARLHEARRLDNDVADVDAALRQAEDSLRLNPRVKEGLLHRIVLRTGLDTLEICAVVLRVLARTLTDLAKEREEEELFPKDVAIALEDLLARVADTLVSFAILVTARISADADRAEERLAGELLAARAVRDHVADLLLLMVRRDPRQWQLYGALLAEIDRILDELDLDHRGRRLMEELDRHSRERTERRPRLTAMRDRLGV
- a CDS encoding NAD(P)H-dependent amine dehydrogenase family protein; this encodes MIPTVVWGTGNVGRAAVRAVDAHPALALAAVLVHDPGKVGRDAGELAGLGRALGVAATDDVDAVLAARPRAVVYAASGDIRPDEALADVVRAVRGGAVVVTPALYPLYDQRNAPPEFRDPVLAAVEEGGGSLFVSGVDPGWGNDVLPLLISGLGTTVDAIRCQEIFDYSTYEQEDSVRHLVGMGHPMEYEPLMLAPSVPTMVWGGQIRLMARALGVELDEIRETLERRALDATVTTRTMGVFEAGTQGAVRFEVQGIVGGEPRIVVEHVTRIHPSCAPDWPTPPDGAGAHRVIVEGRPHIEVTVEATDEGENRSAGGNATAVGRLVNAVDWLVDAAPGLYDALDIPLRPAVGKLGRKQP
- a CDS encoding DUF6197 family protein; protein product: MPLPTTAPDELDRAAAQLYDTAAWQEIVRHWDAPSERPAPAPDDWRRLLSVPVDQLVATALAGLTAPSPAERPLPGRLGAILPDRLHTWRRIGQADVRPSTHLAHARHVLVEWGWQNRAYRLRDARGARCLCGALLTAHRLGYGSADTMNRSAAWIVTELRAQGWTGLIGPWNRAPGRTAEQALGLIDATIRRAAHAGE
- a CDS encoding GMC oxidoreductase, yielding MAVSRRGFITGTGSLLGALALPGDAFASTAQTRIPALVIGTGYGGSVAALRLALAGVDVHMVEMGMAWDTPGADGKIFANTTSPDYRSFWLRTRTKQPLSQFLGFPLDKDVPRHTGILDAEEFGGITVYQGRGVGGGSLVNGGMAVTPRRENFGAILPSVDADEMYGVYYPRANAELGVNHVDPAWWESAACYQYARVGRKHAERSGFPFVFVPNVYDWEYMKQEAAGAVPTSALAGEVLYGNNHGKKTLQKTYLAQARATGRVTVSPLHKVTSVSPAAGGGYTVLVDQLDTAGNTTATKTLLADRVFFAAGSVGTSKLLTMLKATGALPGLNGEIGKGWGDNGNVMCGRANHMWDATGKLQASMPTAGIDNWAAGGAFAEVAPLPTGIETYASFYLSITKNPHRAEFSWNPAAGRVELNWQTAWKQPSIDAAKTIFDRINAKEGTIYRTDLFGAYKIWGDHLTYHPLGGAVLGRATDNYGRLHGHPGLYVIDGALIPGNTSVNPFVTITALAERNIEKIIATDL
- a CDS encoding carboxymuconolactone decarboxylase family protein; its protein translation is MRIDVPEGRHPIEYVWGEIVPEIGTAASNFSLSVYAHTTLGLREFEAARLRIARINGCTFCLDWRTERDGVTVEEGFADAVTQWRTTDAFDDRTRLAAEYAERYALDHHGLDEEFWSRMTAHYSQPEIVELSMSIGSWLAFGRLNHVLGLDSVCVLPTG
- a CDS encoding VOC family protein, whose protein sequence is MAARPEGTPVWTDAMFTDVEGAKSFYGEVLGWTFGEASSEFGNYTQAYRDGKAVAAVVPPMPGQDAPPQSAWCLYFSSPDVAATAEKIKNSGGTLIMEPMAVGDFGSMCLAQDPTGVLFGVWQPGAHEGFELEGETGSFAWAEVFTREPGKSDDFFASVFGYNSKKMKDEHIDYKVFDLGGEMPVLGRMTMTPEDFPAEIPSYIQIYFAVDNCDQAVEKAEKLGGQKVFGPMGSPFGRFAAIVDPQGAAFAVIDLKTTEGEVPEMI
- a CDS encoding DUF779 domain-containing protein; this encodes MDRAEARVELTPAAAELVRRLRELHGPLMFHQSGGCCDGSAPMCYPDGEFRTGGSDVLLASLEVAGVAEPVPFWMSASQFEVWSHTRLIVDVVPGRGSGFSLEAPEGVRFLIRSRLVGS
- a CDS encoding VOC family protein; protein product: MARDLRAAETFYGGVFGWEFRSTRLGEEFSVALSEGAPVAGIGALAPRLSVAVAWTPYFAVDDADLAAARIRERSATVAVGPLRFGTGRAALCSDRDGAVFGIWEGEVIPDWSVGKGGAPAWLELRTRDAFDAAIFYAEVLDWAGERPDCCQVAYEDDRVVLSHAGVTVARLFGGAVEAAPDPQIRPRWHVHFRVPDVDDAIEMATRLGGTTTSPVRPSGNGRCVTLRDPDGGLFTVSDSVEDTE